From Megalobrama amblycephala isolate DHTTF-2021 linkage group LG24, ASM1881202v1, whole genome shotgun sequence, the proteins below share one genomic window:
- the tardbpa gene encoding TAR DNA binding protein, like isoform X1, translating to MTECYIRVAEDENEEPMEIPSEEDGTVLLSTVAAQFPGACGLRYRSPVSQCMRGVRLVEGVLHAPESDWGNLVYVVNYPKDNKRKMDEMDAASAVKIKRGVQKTSDLIVLGLPWKTTEQDLKDYFSTFGEVIMVQVKRDAKTGNSKGFGFVRFTDYETQIKVMSQRHMIDGRWCDCKLPNSKYFLEQAGPDEPMRSRKVFVGRCTEDMTADELRQFFMQYGEVTDVFIPKPFRAFAFVTFADDQVAQSLCGEDLIIKGTSVHISNAEPKHNNSRQMMDRGRFGGFGGQGFGSSRSPNSNVNFGALSLNPAMMAAAQAALQSSWGMMGMLASQQNQTAASGTTPSGQNSGSRDQNQSYNPSSNNYNTGSSASLGWGAGTNSGSSSGFNSGFGSSMETKSSWGM from the exons ATGACGGAGTGTTATATTCGCGTCGCGGAGGATGAGAACGAGGAGCCGATGGAGATCCCGTCCGAAGAAGACGGCACCGTGCTGCTGTCCACCGTCGCCGCGCAGTTTCCCGGTGCCTGCGGCCTTAGATACCGTAGCCCCGTGTCTCAGTGCATGAGAGGGGTCCGACTAGTGGAGGGGGTTCTTCATGCACCCGAATCAGACTGGGGCAATCTGGTGTACGTGGTTAATTATCCAAAAG ATAACAAGAGGAAGATGGATGAAATGGATGCTGCATCGGCTGTGAAGATCAAGAGAGGTGTGCAGAAGACATCAGATTTGATTGTGCTTGGGTTGCCATGGAAAACAACAGAGCAAGACCTTAAAGATTACTTCAGCACTTTTGGAGAGGTGATCATGGTGCAG GTGAAGAGAGATGCAAAAACTGGAAATTCTAAAGGATTTGGCTTTGTAAGATTTACAGACTacgaaacacaaataaaagtcaTGTCCCAACGGCATATGATCGATGGAAGATGGTGTGACTGTAAACTCCCCAACTCAAAG TATTTCCTGGAACAGGCTGGTCCTGATGAGCCTATGAGAAGCAGGAAAGTGTTTGTGGGCCGCTGCACCGAGGACATGACAGCCGATGAGCTTAGACAGTTTTTTATGCAGTACGGCGAAGTCACAGACGTGTTCATCCCCAAACCTTTCCGAGCTTTTGCCTTTGTCACCTTTGCAGATGATCAG gTTGCCCAGTCTCTGTGCGGTGAGGACCTGATCATCAAAGGAACCAGTGTGCACATCTCCAACGCTGAGCCTAAGCACAATAATAGTAGGCAAATGATGGATCGTGGGCGATTCGGGGGGTTTGGGGGGCAGGGCTTTGGCAGTAGTCGCAGTCCAAACAGCAATGTGAATTTTGGGGCTCTTAGCCTGAATCCAGCCATGATGGCAGCTGCTCAGGCAGCCCTCCAGAGTAGCTGGGGCATGATGGGAATGCTGGCCAGTCAGCAGAATCAGACCGCCGCCTCTGGCACTACCCCTAGCGGGCAGAACAGTGGTAGTAGAGATCAGAACCAGAGTTACAACCCAAGCAGCAATAACTACAACACCGGCAGCTCAGCTAGCCTCGGGTGGGGGGCGGGTACTAATTCAGGCTCGAGCAGTGGGTTCAACTCCGGCTTTGGGTCTAGCATGGAGACAAAGTCCAGCTGGGGAATGTAG
- the tardbpa gene encoding TAR DNA binding protein, like isoform X2 has product MTECYIRVAEDENEEPMEIPSEEDGTVLLSTVAAQFPGACGLRYRSPVSQCMRGVRLVEGVLHAPESDWGNLVYVVNYPKDNKRKMDEMDAASAVKIKRGVQKTSDLIVLGLPWKTTEQDLKDYFSTFGEVIMVQVKRDAKTGNSKGFGFVRFTDYETQIKVMSQRHMIDGRWCDCKLPNSKAGPDEPMRSRKVFVGRCTEDMTADELRQFFMQYGEVTDVFIPKPFRAFAFVTFADDQVAQSLCGEDLIIKGTSVHISNAEPKHNNSRQMMDRGRFGGFGGQGFGSSRSPNSNVNFGALSLNPAMMAAAQAALQSSWGMMGMLASQQNQTAASGTTPSGQNSGSRDQNQSYNPSSNNYNTGSSASLGWGAGTNSGSSSGFNSGFGSSMETKSSWGM; this is encoded by the exons ATGACGGAGTGTTATATTCGCGTCGCGGAGGATGAGAACGAGGAGCCGATGGAGATCCCGTCCGAAGAAGACGGCACCGTGCTGCTGTCCACCGTCGCCGCGCAGTTTCCCGGTGCCTGCGGCCTTAGATACCGTAGCCCCGTGTCTCAGTGCATGAGAGGGGTCCGACTAGTGGAGGGGGTTCTTCATGCACCCGAATCAGACTGGGGCAATCTGGTGTACGTGGTTAATTATCCAAAAG ATAACAAGAGGAAGATGGATGAAATGGATGCTGCATCGGCTGTGAAGATCAAGAGAGGTGTGCAGAAGACATCAGATTTGATTGTGCTTGGGTTGCCATGGAAAACAACAGAGCAAGACCTTAAAGATTACTTCAGCACTTTTGGAGAGGTGATCATGGTGCAG GTGAAGAGAGATGCAAAAACTGGAAATTCTAAAGGATTTGGCTTTGTAAGATTTACAGACTacgaaacacaaataaaagtcaTGTCCCAACGGCATATGATCGATGGAAGATGGTGTGACTGTAAACTCCCCAACTCAAAG GCTGGTCCTGATGAGCCTATGAGAAGCAGGAAAGTGTTTGTGGGCCGCTGCACCGAGGACATGACAGCCGATGAGCTTAGACAGTTTTTTATGCAGTACGGCGAAGTCACAGACGTGTTCATCCCCAAACCTTTCCGAGCTTTTGCCTTTGTCACCTTTGCAGATGATCAG gTTGCCCAGTCTCTGTGCGGTGAGGACCTGATCATCAAAGGAACCAGTGTGCACATCTCCAACGCTGAGCCTAAGCACAATAATAGTAGGCAAATGATGGATCGTGGGCGATTCGGGGGGTTTGGGGGGCAGGGCTTTGGCAGTAGTCGCAGTCCAAACAGCAATGTGAATTTTGGGGCTCTTAGCCTGAATCCAGCCATGATGGCAGCTGCTCAGGCAGCCCTCCAGAGTAGCTGGGGCATGATGGGAATGCTGGCCAGTCAGCAGAATCAGACCGCCGCCTCTGGCACTACCCCTAGCGGGCAGAACAGTGGTAGTAGAGATCAGAACCAGAGTTACAACCCAAGCAGCAATAACTACAACACCGGCAGCTCAGCTAGCCTCGGGTGGGGGGCGGGTACTAATTCAGGCTCGAGCAGTGGGTTCAACTCCGGCTTTGGGTCTAGCATGGAGACAAAGTCCAGCTGGGGAATGTAG
- the tardbpa gene encoding TAR DNA binding protein, like isoform X3 codes for MTECYIRVAEDENEEPMEIPSEEDGTVLLSTVAAQFPGACGLRYRSPVSQCMRGVRLVEGVLHAPESDWGNLVYVVNYPKDNKRKMDEMDAASAVKIKRGVQKTSDLIVLGLPWKTTEQDLKDYFSTFGEVIMVQVKRDAKTGNSKGFGFVRFTDYETQIKVMSQRHMIDGRWCDCKLPNSKYFLEQAGPDEPMRSRKVFVGRCTEDMTADELRQFFMQYGEVTDVFIPKPFRAFAFVTFADDQVAQSLCGEDLIIKGTSVHISNAEPKHNNIHHLFSNFPGRSPSLAAMFERSQYQFPSSHV; via the exons ATGACGGAGTGTTATATTCGCGTCGCGGAGGATGAGAACGAGGAGCCGATGGAGATCCCGTCCGAAGAAGACGGCACCGTGCTGCTGTCCACCGTCGCCGCGCAGTTTCCCGGTGCCTGCGGCCTTAGATACCGTAGCCCCGTGTCTCAGTGCATGAGAGGGGTCCGACTAGTGGAGGGGGTTCTTCATGCACCCGAATCAGACTGGGGCAATCTGGTGTACGTGGTTAATTATCCAAAAG ATAACAAGAGGAAGATGGATGAAATGGATGCTGCATCGGCTGTGAAGATCAAGAGAGGTGTGCAGAAGACATCAGATTTGATTGTGCTTGGGTTGCCATGGAAAACAACAGAGCAAGACCTTAAAGATTACTTCAGCACTTTTGGAGAGGTGATCATGGTGCAG GTGAAGAGAGATGCAAAAACTGGAAATTCTAAAGGATTTGGCTTTGTAAGATTTACAGACTacgaaacacaaataaaagtcaTGTCCCAACGGCATATGATCGATGGAAGATGGTGTGACTGTAAACTCCCCAACTCAAAG TATTTCCTGGAACAGGCTGGTCCTGATGAGCCTATGAGAAGCAGGAAAGTGTTTGTGGGCCGCTGCACCGAGGACATGACAGCCGATGAGCTTAGACAGTTTTTTATGCAGTACGGCGAAGTCACAGACGTGTTCATCCCCAAACCTTTCCGAGCTTTTGCCTTTGTCACCTTTGCAGATGATCAG gTTGCCCAGTCTCTGTGCGGTGAGGACCTGATCATCAAAGGAACCAGTGTGCACATCTCCAACGCTGAGCCTAAGCACAATAATA TTCATCACCTCTTTTCCAATTTCCCGGGAAGAAGCCCCTCGTTGGCCGCAATGTTCGAGCGATCTCAGTATCAGTTCCCTTCTTCCCATGTGTAA
- the sst6 gene encoding somatostatin 6 codes for MTMAAGWDNRSAVERSMFIMRMLLSLFPLVLVVWNGEALPVPDKLSQTNEILTKDQKDLLKKMMTDMAELNLTSKELADLDPDFLNGKLGENSVVQPTPKDKSPCKLFFWKSFSSC; via the exons ATGACAATGGCAGCTGGATGGGACAATCGCTCAGCGGTCGAGAGAAGCATGTTCATTATGCGGATGCTGCTGAGCCTGTTTCCTCTGGTCCTTGTGGTCTGGAATGGTGAGGCGTTACCTGTACCAGACAAACTATCACAAACCAATGAG ATACTTACCAAAGACCAAAAGGACTTGCTGAAGAAGATGATGACGGATATGGCAGAGCTGAACCTCACTAGTAAAGAACTAGCTGATCTTGACCCTGATTTTCTGAATGGCAAACTGGGAGAGAATTCTGTTGTACAGCCAACCCCTAAAGATAAATCTCCATGCAAGCTCTTCTTCTGGAAGTCCTTTTCCTCATGTTAA